A region from the Thermanaeromonas sp. C210 genome encodes:
- a CDS encoding bifunctional 4-hydroxy-2-oxoglutarate aldolase/2-dehydro-3-deoxy-phosphogluconate aldolase, whose protein sequence is MKKLETMERIIQCGIVAVVRAENPEQALKIAEAVKAGGVEAIEITMTVPGAVEVIRELAATYRKGEILIGAGTVLDAETARLAILAGAEFVVSPSLNVDMVRVCNRYQKVSMPGAMSIREVVEVMEAGGDFVKFFPGSLFGPEVIKAIKGPLPQAPLVPTGGVSLDNVAAWIKAGCEAVGVGGELTKGAKTGNYALVTETAAKFVEAIREARRQAASS, encoded by the coding sequence ATGAAAAAGCTGGAGACCATGGAGCGCATTATCCAGTGCGGCATTGTGGCGGTGGTGCGGGCGGAAAATCCCGAACAGGCGTTGAAAATCGCCGAGGCGGTCAAGGCCGGCGGGGTGGAGGCCATTGAGATCACCATGACCGTACCCGGCGCGGTGGAGGTCATACGCGAGCTGGCTGCCACTTACCGGAAGGGCGAAATCCTCATAGGTGCGGGCACCGTGCTGGATGCGGAGACGGCCCGGCTGGCTATACTGGCTGGCGCCGAATTCGTTGTGAGCCCCAGCCTGAATGTAGACATGGTAAGGGTGTGCAACCGCTACCAGAAGGTCAGCATGCCGGGGGCCATGTCCATCCGCGAAGTGGTGGAGGTTATGGAGGCGGGTGGGGATTTTGTCAAGTTCTTCCCCGGTAGCCTTTTCGGGCCGGAAGTAATTAAAGCTATTAAAGGTCCCCTTCCCCAGGCACCCCTTGTTCCTACGGGGGGAGTCAGCCTGGACAATGTAGCCGCATGGATCAAGGCCGGTTGTGAGGCAGTAGGTGTGGGAGGGGAACTGACCAAAGGAGCCAAGACCGGGAACTACGCCTTGGTAACGGAAACGGCCGCGAAGTTCGTAGAGGCCATAAGGGAGGCGCGCCGGCAGGCCGCTTCCTCGTAA
- a CDS encoding UxaA family hydrolase, protein MNKVLQLNEKDNVAVALTFIPAGATVRAGGNEICLQEAVKAGHKFALVDIPAGADVIKYGFPIGTATTTIQRGQWVHSHNLHSKLGSLQEYSYRPQAPTSLPEEEGSFFPGFRRNDGQVGVRNEIWIIPTVGCVNQLAENLARLAQERLGDVPGVDGFYALKHPYGCSQLGEDHRNTQRLLASLCLHPNAGGVLVLGLGCENNNVQEFREVVGQRDNQRIKFLVAQEAEDELARGLTSLKELAEYASLFRREPCSVSELKIGLKCGGSDAFSGITANPLVGKVADRLVACGGTAVLTEVPEMFGAETILMGRAKNQEVFWQIVGLINGWKQYYLDHGQPVYENPSPGNKEGGITTLEEKSLGCVQKGGTAPVVDVLAYGERCREKGLNLLSAPGNDLVSSTALAAAGCQLILFTTGRGTPLGTCVPTLKISSNSQLYQRKKAWIDFDAGVLLTGKTLDQLTEELWKLIMAVAAGRKRACNEEMGSREIAIFKTGVTL, encoded by the coding sequence ATGAATAAGGTTTTACAGTTGAATGAAAAGGATAATGTGGCCGTAGCTTTAACCTTTATTCCTGCCGGCGCTACAGTGAGGGCAGGGGGGAACGAGATCTGCTTGCAGGAAGCCGTAAAGGCCGGGCATAAATTTGCCCTGGTGGATATACCCGCTGGAGCGGACGTTATTAAATACGGTTTTCCCATTGGTACGGCTACCACTACTATTCAGCGAGGTCAATGGGTGCACAGCCACAATCTACACAGCAAGCTTGGAAGCCTCCAGGAGTACAGTTACCGGCCCCAGGCTCCAACTAGCCTCCCAGAGGAAGAGGGCTCCTTTTTCCCGGGCTTCCGGCGGAACGACGGCCAGGTGGGAGTGCGCAACGAAATCTGGATTATACCGACAGTGGGCTGCGTTAACCAACTGGCAGAGAATCTGGCCCGCCTGGCACAGGAGCGCTTAGGAGATGTGCCCGGAGTGGATGGCTTTTATGCCCTTAAGCACCCCTATGGCTGTTCCCAATTGGGGGAGGACCACCGCAATACCCAGCGGCTACTGGCTTCTTTATGCCTTCATCCCAACGCCGGCGGTGTACTGGTTTTAGGGCTGGGTTGCGAGAACAACAACGTCCAGGAGTTCCGAGAAGTCGTGGGGCAAAGGGACAACCAAAGGATTAAATTTTTGGTAGCTCAGGAAGCAGAAGATGAGCTGGCCCGGGGTTTGACCTCGCTAAAAGAGCTGGCAGAATATGCCTCTCTCTTCCGGCGGGAACCTTGCTCGGTAAGTGAGCTCAAAATAGGCCTTAAGTGCGGGGGTTCGGATGCCTTCTCGGGGATTACCGCCAACCCTCTGGTGGGGAAAGTGGCCGATCGCTTGGTGGCCTGCGGGGGGACGGCCGTCCTTACTGAAGTGCCGGAGATGTTCGGGGCCGAAACGATACTCATGGGAAGGGCTAAGAATCAGGAGGTTTTCTGGCAAATAGTAGGCCTAATCAATGGCTGGAAGCAATATTATTTAGATCACGGCCAGCCAGTGTACGAGAATCCCTCGCCAGGCAACAAAGAAGGGGGGATCACTACTCTGGAAGAAAAGTCCCTGGGCTGCGTGCAGAAGGGAGGCACGGCCCCGGTGGTAGACGTCCTGGCCTATGGGGAGAGATGCAGGGAAAAGGGCCTCAACCTGTTGAGTGCGCCGGGAAACGATCTGGTATCCTCTACCGCCCTGGCAGCGGCCGGCTGCCAGTTAATCCTTTTTACCACCGGCCGGGGGACACCCCTGGGCACCTGTGTGCCCACCCTGAAAATCTCTTCCAATAGCCAGCTTTATCAGCGCAAAAAGGCCTGGATAGATTTTGATGCGGGTGTTCTATTGACGGGGAAAACCCTGGACCAATTAACAGAGGAGCTGTGGAAGCTTATTATGGCGGTGGCTGCGGGTCGGAAGCGCGCTTGCAACGAAGAGATGGGTTCCAGGGAAATAGCCATTTTTAAAACGGGCGTTACTCTGTGA
- a CDS encoding tagaturonate reductase: protein MRALNKTLLHNNFPFPPNLKVGADSSGFPERVIQFGEGNFLRAFVDWMIHRLNQEGLFKGRVVVVQPLPQGLVEKLNQQDGLYTLFLYGYREGKAIEHREIITCLSRGLNPYTEWEAVLECATNPEIQFVVSNTTEAGIAYDPADSLDLRPPRSFPGKLTAFLYRRYQHFKGGRDKGVILLPCELIDRNGDNLKRIVLQLAGEWGLSPGFQEWIDQSNLFLNTLVDRVVPGYPRDKAAQLSQELGYQDELMVVGELFHLWVIEGPAWIKEKLPFHRTGLNVVWTDDLTPYRTRKVRILNGIHTATAALSFLAGIDTVREAVEHPLLGRFMQETIFEEILPSLDGDPEVLRDFAEEVLERFHNPYIVHYWQSILLNTTAKYKTRVLPSILDYIDRKRSLPSRLIFSLAALAFLFKDGQVQDRNFLGHRGKGSFTLEDDPEALAFWQAAWQRYQGTAESTKEVANFILRRERIWGQDLTTIAGLTQLLAKHLETIINLGMERALEKVLNCE from the coding sequence GTGCGGGCGTTGAATAAAACCCTGCTGCACAATAACTTTCCTTTTCCCCCTAACCTTAAAGTAGGCGCTGATAGTTCTGGTTTTCCGGAGCGGGTAATCCAGTTTGGCGAAGGTAATTTTCTACGAGCCTTTGTAGACTGGATGATTCACCGGCTAAACCAAGAAGGTTTATTTAAGGGCCGTGTGGTAGTGGTCCAACCTTTGCCCCAGGGCCTGGTAGAAAAGTTAAACCAGCAAGACGGCCTCTATACTCTCTTCTTATATGGTTACCGGGAAGGTAAAGCAATAGAACATAGAGAGATAATAACCTGCCTCAGCCGGGGCCTGAATCCCTACACAGAATGGGAGGCGGTACTGGAATGCGCCACCAATCCCGAAATCCAGTTTGTGGTTTCCAACACCACCGAGGCCGGCATCGCCTATGACCCGGCAGACAGCCTGGATCTTAGGCCTCCCCGTTCCTTCCCCGGCAAATTAACGGCTTTTCTCTACCGGAGATACCAGCACTTTAAAGGCGGTCGCGATAAGGGGGTGATCCTTCTTCCCTGTGAACTTATCGACCGCAACGGGGACAACCTCAAGAGAATAGTCTTGCAGTTGGCCGGGGAGTGGGGACTATCACCTGGATTCCAGGAATGGATTGACCAATCCAACCTTTTTCTCAACACTCTCGTTGATCGCGTAGTACCCGGTTACCCTCGCGACAAAGCCGCTCAGCTAAGCCAAGAGCTGGGTTACCAGGACGAATTGATGGTAGTGGGAGAGCTCTTTCATCTCTGGGTAATTGAAGGCCCGGCGTGGATAAAAGAGAAATTGCCTTTCCACCGGACCGGGCTCAATGTGGTCTGGACCGATGACCTCACACCTTATCGCACCAGGAAGGTGCGCATTTTAAACGGAATTCACACGGCTACAGCAGCCCTTTCCTTCTTGGCGGGGATCGATACGGTGAGGGAAGCAGTGGAACACCCTCTCTTGGGCCGTTTCATGCAGGAGACCATTTTTGAGGAGATCCTTCCTTCGTTAGATGGTGACCCCGAGGTGCTCCGAGATTTTGCTGAAGAAGTCCTGGAGCGTTTTCATAATCCTTATATTGTCCACTACTGGCAGAGCATCCTCCTCAATACTACAGCTAAATATAAAACCCGGGTTTTGCCCTCTATCCTGGATTATATTGACCGGAAACGGTCCCTACCTTCAAGGTTAATTTTCTCCCTGGCGGCCCTGGCCTTTTTGTTCAAGGATGGACAAGTACAGGACCGGAACTTCTTGGGACACCGCGGGAAGGGTAGCTTTACCCTGGAAGATGACCCGGAGGCTCTGGCTTTCTGGCAGGCCGCCTGGCAGAGATACCAGGGGACGGCTGAAAGTACAAAAGAGGTGGCAAATTTTATTCTCCGCCGGGAGAGAATTTGGGGCCAGGACTTAACTACTATTGCCGGCCTCACCCAGCTTTTGGCTAAGCATCTAGAAACGATTATAAACCTGGGAATGGAGCGAGCCCTGGAAAAAGTCTTAAACTGTGAGTGA
- a CDS encoding sugar phosphate isomerase/epimerase family protein: MKLSVSIAQNAPAPAPFVLRGPYVDSLRKAAALGYDAVEIHVRDPRELEIEQILKVCREEGLTVSTLGTGLGYVVDKLSLTHPEAKVRQEAVKRLLDHIEVASYLGAGVIIGSMRGVIGEAGQFKQYEGYAAEGLALCLEKAKECGVTLFLEAINRYETNFLNTAEEGLDFLVRFNSPYLKLHLDTFHMNIEEVDFSESIKKAGEALGHVHFADSNRLYPGRGHIDFKEIIIALRDIAYNGYIALECLPYPSPEEAAAGALKYIKRLLAGI; this comes from the coding sequence ATGAAACTAAGCGTATCCATTGCCCAAAATGCCCCTGCACCTGCCCCCTTTGTCCTGAGGGGGCCTTATGTTGATAGCCTTAGAAAGGCTGCTGCCCTGGGATATGATGCTGTAGAGATCCACGTAAGAGACCCTCGGGAACTGGAGATAGAACAGATTTTAAAGGTTTGCCGGGAGGAAGGGTTGACCGTTTCTACCTTGGGCACAGGGCTGGGATACGTGGTAGATAAATTAAGCCTTACCCATCCCGAGGCTAAGGTGAGACAGGAAGCGGTAAAGCGCCTGCTAGACCATATCGAAGTTGCTTCGTACTTGGGAGCTGGAGTAATAATCGGGTCCATGAGGGGGGTGATTGGTGAAGCCGGCCAGTTTAAGCAATACGAAGGATATGCTGCGGAAGGTTTGGCCCTTTGCCTGGAAAAGGCTAAAGAATGCGGGGTCACCCTTTTCTTGGAAGCCATAAATCGGTATGAGACTAATTTCCTCAACACGGCAGAAGAAGGTTTAGATTTCCTGGTTAGATTTAATTCCCCCTACCTTAAGCTTCACCTGGATACCTTTCACATGAATATCGAAGAGGTAGATTTTAGCGAGAGTATAAAAAAGGCGGGGGAAGCCCTGGGCCATGTTCATTTTGCGGATAGCAACAGGCTTTACCCGGGTCGGGGGCATATCGATTTTAAAGAAATAATCATTGCTTTAAGGGACATCGCCTATAACGGGTATATCGCCCTGGAGTGTTTGCCCTATCCTTCTCCTGAAGAAGCGGCAGCGGGGGCTTTAAAATATATTAAAAGATTGCTGGCGGGAATCTAG
- the iolG gene encoding inositol 2-dehydrogenase: protein MAKKIKVGLIGAGRIGRVHAENIRFNIPDAEVVAVADLYSDRIKDWASNLGIKHIFGDSQKIMEDEAIDAVLICSSTDTHSALIIQAARAGKHIFCEKPIDFDLNRIQEALQAVEKAGVKLQIGFQRRFDPSFKKAYDLIGQGKIGDIRVIKITSRDPAPPSLEYIKVSGGLFLDMTIHDFDMARYLSRSEVTEVYAAGGVMVDKTIGEVGDIDTAIVTLKFANGALGVIDNSRQSLYGYDQRVEVLGSKGCILVGNDPLTHTILSTEEGFLSDKLQNFFIERYREAYIEEIKAFVDCLLNDKAPPVTGMDGLQPVLIGLAAKKSLLEGRPIPINSPSGGGLET from the coding sequence ATGGCTAAGAAGATAAAGGTGGGTCTTATAGGCGCCGGACGCATCGGGAGGGTACATGCCGAAAACATACGTTTTAATATCCCGGATGCGGAAGTGGTGGCCGTCGCCGACCTCTACAGCGATAGAATAAAAGACTGGGCATCTAATCTGGGTATCAAGCACATCTTTGGCGATAGTCAAAAGATTATGGAAGATGAAGCCATCGACGCCGTCTTAATCTGCTCTTCTACGGATACCCACTCGGCCTTGATAATACAGGCGGCGCGAGCTGGCAAGCACATCTTTTGTGAAAAGCCCATAGATTTCGACCTGAACCGGATCCAGGAGGCCCTGCAGGCGGTAGAAAAGGCAGGGGTCAAGCTCCAGATCGGGTTCCAGCGGCGATTTGATCCCAGCTTTAAGAAAGCTTATGACCTGATAGGGCAAGGGAAGATCGGTGATATACGGGTTATAAAGATAACCTCCCGGGATCCTGCACCTCCTTCGTTGGAGTATATAAAGGTTTCCGGCGGGCTTTTCCTGGACATGACCATTCACGACTTCGATATGGCCAGGTACCTGTCGCGGAGCGAAGTGACAGAGGTGTACGCCGCAGGGGGGGTGATGGTGGATAAAACCATCGGTGAAGTGGGAGATATCGATACCGCCATCGTTACCTTAAAATTTGCCAACGGCGCTCTGGGAGTGATAGATAATAGCCGCCAATCCCTCTATGGTTACGACCAGCGGGTAGAGGTTTTGGGGTCTAAGGGGTGTATACTGGTAGGAAATGATCCTCTAACCCATACGATTTTAAGCACGGAAGAGGGCTTCCTAAGCGACAAACTCCAAAACTTCTTTATCGAAAGGTACCGGGAGGCTTATATAGAAGAGATAAAGGCTTTTGTGGACTGCCTATTAAACGATAAAGCACCGCCCGTTACGGGTATGGACGGCCTGCAGCCGGTGTTGATCGGCCTAGCCGCCAAGAAATCTTTGCTCGAAGGTAGGCCCATCCCCATCAATTCACCTTCTGGTGGAGGTCTAGAAACATGA
- the iolN gene encoding 3-dehydro-scyllo-inosose hydrolase, which translates to MEQKAVKGWLLTEHPAIVFEDNTVGRLKKQIWDASEEEIDAILKEYEIPSEPELGKPGTYIQNTPRAKVIEKRKKNDIVFVPIGCTENHGLHANSGLDTFMVTQILEGVRRYTAKQGREVSLAFPPLNYGGHPYHHVGMPGTVIMPKEVVEETVIYTMLGLWNDGFRKIILVNNHGHLWMLESAIQEFMKRFHLPGIFQVLDWHRAIREFFFPVDREDSLETHFVHADEAETSIALLLFPGMIDMSVVEDAEPEGFLPAGHFDTAVDPFRRPHRWSEGEGHMAIERAATPQGVVGKPSQASAKKAKRPIAAILKYLTLLHDQILEAFPPGTVPPVEKVTLRTEEEMRPFLKEPLSEGWKSVYELPLIGPFHKL; encoded by the coding sequence ATGGAGCAGAAGGCAGTTAAGGGCTGGCTTTTGACTGAGCACCCGGCCATTGTCTTTGAAGACAATACCGTGGGCCGGCTCAAGAAACAAATCTGGGATGCCTCGGAAGAAGAGATCGATGCTATCTTAAAAGAATACGAGATCCCTTCGGAACCCGAGCTGGGCAAACCCGGCACTTATATCCAGAATACTCCCCGGGCTAAGGTAATTGAAAAACGCAAGAAGAACGATATCGTCTTTGTGCCCATCGGGTGCACGGAAAACCACGGCCTTCACGCTAACAGCGGTTTGGATACCTTCATGGTAACCCAGATTTTGGAGGGTGTGCGCCGCTATACGGCCAAGCAGGGCCGGGAAGTGAGCCTGGCCTTCCCACCTTTGAATTACGGTGGGCACCCCTATCACCATGTGGGTATGCCGGGAACGGTTATCATGCCCAAGGAAGTAGTAGAGGAAACCGTCATATATACCATGCTGGGCCTGTGGAATGATGGATTCCGCAAGATTATCCTGGTAAACAATCACGGCCACCTGTGGATGCTGGAATCGGCGATCCAGGAGTTTATGAAGAGATTCCACCTGCCGGGCATTTTCCAGGTCCTCGACTGGCACCGGGCTATCAGGGAATTTTTCTTCCCCGTGGATAGGGAAGACAGCCTGGAAACCCATTTTGTCCATGCCGACGAGGCAGAGACTTCCATAGCCCTCCTTCTTTTCCCGGGCATGATAGATATGAGCGTGGTGGAGGATGCGGAACCCGAAGGCTTCTTGCCGGCAGGTCATTTTGATACGGCTGTAGATCCCTTCCGGCGGCCCCACCGCTGGTCCGAAGGCGAAGGACACATGGCCATCGAGCGGGCGGCCACTCCCCAGGGAGTGGTGGGCAAACCCAGCCAGGCTTCTGCCAAGAAGGCTAAGCGGCCTATAGCCGCAATTTTGAAGTATCTCACCTTGTTGCATGACCAGATCCTGGAGGCCTTCCCGCCCGGCACCGTACCGCCGGTAGAGAAGGTAACCTTGCGAACCGAGGAAGAGATGCGGCCCTTCCTGAAAGAGCCTTTGAGCGAAGGCTGGAAGTCGGTATATGAACTGCCCCTGATAGGGCCCTTCCACAAGCTATAA